One window from the genome of Drosophila albomicans strain 15112-1751.03 chromosome 2L, ASM965048v2, whole genome shotgun sequence encodes:
- the LOC117564787 gene encoding glutamine synthetase 1, mitochondrial has protein sequence MAFRAAGLFLKKELTAPIQQQLRLMRTSATNKAQFLNNSPNTALDKSILQRYRNLDTPSNRVQATYLWIDGTGENIRLKDRVLDKVPSSVEDLPDWQYDGSSTYQAHGENSDTTLKPRAVYRDPFKPGKNDIIVMCDTYSADGKPTPSNKRAAFQEAVNKIGDQEPWFGIEQEYTLLDVDGRPFGWPDNGFPAPQGPYYCGVGADRVYARDLVEAHAIACLYAGIDFAGTNAEVMPAQWEYQVGPSNGMKASDDLWVSRYILQRIAEEYGVVVTFDPKPMEGQWNGAGAHTNFSTKAMRADGGMKAIEQAIEKLSKQHERHIKAYDPKEGKDNERRLVGRLETSSIDKFSWGVANRAVSVRVPRGVATAGKGYFEDRRPSSNCDPYAVCGALVRTCLLE, from the coding sequence ATGGCATTCCGCGCCGCTGGACTTTTTCTCAAAAAGGAGCTTACAGCTCCCATCCAACAGCAACTGCGTTTAATGCGCACTTCGGCCACCAACAAGGcgcaatttttaaataattcaccGAATACTGCACTGGACAAGAGTATACTTCAACGTTATCGTAACCTGGACACTCCTTCTAACCGTGTGCAAGCTACTTACCTCTGGATCGATGGAACAGGCGAGAACATTCGTCTAAAGGATCGTGTACTGGACAAAGTGCCCAGCTCCGTGGAGGATCTTCCTGATTGGCAGTATGATGGTAGCTCAACTTATCAAGCTCATGGTGAGAATTCCGACACAACTCTGAAGCCTCGAGCTGTTTACCGGGATCCCTTTAAGCCGGGTAAAAACGATATTATTGTCATGTGTGACACGTATAGTGCTGATGGAAAACCCACGCCTTCAAACAAACGCGCCGCATTCCAGGAAGCTGTAAACAAGATTGGCGACCAGGAACCATGGTTCGGCATCGAGCAAGAGTACACACTACTTGACGTCGATGGCAGACCATTTGGTTGGCCCGATAACGGTTTTCCGGCACCACAAGGTCCTTACTACTGTGGTGTAGGAGCTGACCGCGTTTATGCGCGCGATCTTGTAGAGGCCCATGCTATTGCTTGCCTTTACGCAGGAATTGATTTCGCCGGTACCAACGCTGAGGTTATGCCAGCACAATGGGAATACCAAGTTGGCCCCAGCAACGGCATGAAGGCCAGTGATGATCTCTGGGTGTCTCGTTATATTCTGCAGCGCATAGCTGAAGAGTATGGCGTAGTTGTGACCTTCGACCCCAAACCAATGGAGGGCCAGTGGAATGGTGCTGGTGCCCACACAAATTTTTCCACAAAAGCCATGCGTGCTGACGGCGGCATGAAAGCCATCGAGCAGGCAATCGAGAAACTGAGCAAACAACATGAACGTCATATCAAGGCATACGATCCTAAGGAGGGTAAGGATAATGAGCGTCGCCTGGTTGGTCGCCTAGAGACATCTAGCATTGATAAATTCTCATGGGGCGTTGCCAACCGAGCTGTAAGTGTTCGCGTTCCACGTGGTGTAGCGACAGCTGGCAAAGGATACTTTGAGGATCGACGTCCCAGTTCGAACTGCGATCCTTATGCGGTGTGTGGTGCGTTGGTACGTACGTGCCTATTGGAATAA
- the LOC117565505 gene encoding uncharacterized protein LOC117565505, which produces MAEVPKIIDLHKIVEPYLQGATLESYESGYLTKPGDNYGSIMLTINSKIKQTNGEIQDFPLIAKLPPLTNDLYWQIFQPERTCITENAVYKYLSPELKKLQLEAGVLPTDAFDGFPRYYGSRISLNPDTPKVDRDAVLVQENVTKSGYRPGNRHKPYDLEHTVLILHYLAQYHALPLALRLKKPKVYDQFVRPYFKKFNMNDNMEADLKNVLNEEALADIKEILKDNDRDIQRVQELQDLNEKFQSSEDVQDGLWTSIAHMDAWINNIMVKYDENEVPAKLKIVDFQIAQYESVVHDIIFLLLSSVDTPVLEENYYNFLKIYYDAFIKSLRSVHVDTSEYSYEGFLGEVKRVAHIEIPHALFMTKVVLAENDTLPDDYKDVDLTVLTKNRGVGKIMDKIRDILRLSKKFGIFY; this is translated from the exons ATGGCTGAGGTCCCGAAAATCATCGATTTACATAAAATTGTTGAACCTTATTTACAAGGTGCTACACTTGAGTCTTATGAAAGTGGCTATCTAACAAAACCTGGCGATAATTATGGCAGTATCATGCTGACCatcaattcaaaaataaagcaaactaATGGTGAAATTCAGGATTTCCCACTGATAGCGAAATTGCCGCCTCTTACCAATGATTTGTATTGGCAGATCTTCCAGCCAGAACGTACATGTATCACTGAAAATGCAGTTTACAAGTATTTGTCTCCAGAGCTTAAGAAGCTTCAACTAGAGGCTGGTGTACTGCCTACTGATGCATTCGATGGCTTTCCGCGTTACTATGGCTCCCGCATCTCACTTAATCCGGATACCCCCAAGGTCGATCGAGATGCAGTTTTAGTACAAGAAAATGTCACTAAAAGCGGTTACAGACCTGGTAATAGGCATAAGCCGTATGATCTAGAGCACACTGTCCTTATTTTGCATTATCTGGCACAATATCATGCTTTGCCACTAGCATTGCGTCTAAAGAAACCAAAAGTATATGATCAATTTGTGCGGCcgtatttcaaaaaatttaacatGAACGACAATATGGAAGCAGACCTAAAGAATGTATTAAACGAAGAAGCTTTAGCAGACATTAAAGAGATCTTAAAGGATAACGATCGTGACATTCAGCGCGTTCAGGAGCTGCAGGATTTGAACGAAAAATTTCAATCTTCAGAAGATGTACAAGATGGACTCTGGACATCTATAG CTCATATGGACGCTTGGATAAATAACATTATGGTTAAATATG ATGAAAATGAAGTTCCTGCTAAGCTAAAAATTGTCGACTTTCAAATTGCCCAGTATGAATCAGTTGTGCACGATATCATCTTTTTGCTTCTGTCGAGCGTAG ACACACCAGTACTGGAggaaaattattacaattttctaAAGATATACTACGATGCGTTCATAAAATCACTGCGCAGTGTTCATGTAGATACAAGTGAATATAGTTATGAAGG ATTTCTCGGTGAAGTTAAACGTGTGGCTCATATTGAAATCCCACATGCTCTGTTTATGACCAAAGTTGTTTTGGCTGAAAACGATACGTTACCCGACGACTATAAAGATGTGGATTTGACTGTCTTAACCAAAAATAGAGGAGTTGGAAAGATCATGGATAAGATTAGGGACATTTTGCGTTTGTCCAAAAAGTTTGgaatattttactaa
- the LOC117565022 gene encoding uncharacterized protein LOC117565022: MTFSNQNGIGSITTINEEVSSPISSLLIEQQVPKEKKRVIYNVTTKLCTLQSIFNSVPLFKPVQENMLKQSNYTFSCPLKKGVYVMSNMRINPRNPLLGLMYQVKGTFFVKGALYAEMPHDILHSLSTYYLTGRIIKKNCVKND, encoded by the coding sequence ATGACATTCTCCAATCAAAATGGCATAGGATCAATTACGACGATCAACGAGGAGGTTTCATCCCCAATCTCCAGTCTATTAATTGAGCAACAGGTtccaaaagaaaagaaacgagTCATCTACAATGTGACTACCAAATTATGTACACTACAAAGCATATTCAATTCTGTGCCTCTGTTCAAGCCTGTCCAGGAAAATATGTTGAAGCAGAGTAACTACACATTTAGCTGTCCGCTTAAGAAAGGAGTTTATGTTATGAGCAATATGCGCATTAATCCAAGAAACCCTCTGTTGGGTTTAATGTACCAAGTCAAAGGTACTTTTTTCGTTAAGGGTGCTTTATATGCAGAAATGCCCCATGATATATTACATTCTTTGTCGACTTACTATTTGACTGGCAGgattataaaaaagaattgcgttaaaaatgattaa
- the LOC117565508 gene encoding uncharacterized protein LOC117565508 isoform X1: MEILPEIQELSQVIEPSLRGDSLFRYDVTNLTQPGDNYGSVLISIRAHLQRPGGELYFKRFVAKVPPTDEKYWRFIQPERTCLVENAIYKILAPALTVLQYEAGIPKDKHFDGFADFLGSRISLVPNAKAVDKDAILILEDLRDSNYIPSQRMNPFDLPHAELALKYMAQFHALSISLRLKKPEIFEKEVRPSFGKFDWHAAAPESKATMIAETLQDIREATNNDELMVERIEQLSSEFFSFLAAPTNENNPFNSIIHSDFWAMNLMFRHDSFGEPAKLKIIDFQTAQYDSIIHDLISFLLTSISTNVLEDKYQQLLHVYHDSFICTLIAVGANTSAYSFEAFLTELSRIAYIQVPHAIFMTRFILADDTTSTSQQDLDLSQILKNTNSKHVHWKLAEILRLAQKFNIL, encoded by the exons ATGGAAATTCTTCCAGAAATACAAGAGCTAAGTCAGGTGATTGAACCATCACTGCGTGGCGACAGCCTCTTTCGCTACGATGTGACCAACTTGACGCAACCAGGTGATAATTACGGAAGTGTTCTGATATCTATAAGAGCTCACCTGCAGCGACCTGGCGGGGAATTATATTTCAAGCGTTTCGTGGCCAAAGTCCCTCCAACCGACGAAAAGTATTGGCGATTCATTCAACCAGAGCGCACATGCCTTGTTGAGAATgctatttacaaaatattggCCCCAGCTCTGACCGTTTTACAATATGAAGCAGGTATTCCTAAAGATAAACACTTTGACGGATTCGCCGACTTTTTAGGCTCGCGAATCTCATTAGTACCTAACGCCAAGGCAGTAGACAAGGACGCCATTTTGATTTTAGAAGACCTGCGAGATAGCAATTATATTCCAAGTCAAAGAATGAATCCTTTTGACCTACCTCACGCAGAATTAGCGCTGAAATATATGGCGCAATTTCACGCGTTGTCAATCTCATTGCGATTAAAAAAACCAGAGATATTTGAGAAGGAAGTAAGACCATCATTTGGAAAGTTCGATTGGCATGCAGCGGCACCAGAATCAAAGGCAACGATGATTGCTGAAACATTACAAGATATAAGAGAAGCAACTAACAATGATGAACTAATGGTGGAGCGTATCGAGCAGTTATCAAGCGAGTTCTTCAGTTTCTTAGCAGCACCAACTAATGAAAATAATCCCTTTAATAGCATTATTCATTCCGATTTCTGGGCAATGAACCTCATGTTCAGACATG ATTCGTTTGGCGAACCtgcgaaattaaaaataatcgaCTTCCAAACGGCACAATATGATTCTATAATTCATGACTTGATATCATTTTTGCTAACAAGCATTTCAACCAATGTATTGGAAGATAAATACCAGCAATTGTTACATGTCTACCACGACAGTTTTATTTGTACTCTAATAGCAGTAGGTGCAAATACATCAGCATATAGTTTCGAAGC ATTCCTTACTGAGCTAAGCCGTATAGCCTACATTCAAGTACCACACGCTATATTCATGACCCGATTCATTCTGGCCGATGATACTACTTCCACAAGTCAACAAGACCTAGATCTATCTCAGATACTGAAGAATACGAACTCGAAGCATGTGCATTGGAAACTTGCCGAAATTTTGCGATTagcacaaaaatttaatattctctAA
- the LOC117565508 gene encoding uncharacterized protein LOC117565508 isoform X2, producing the protein MEILPEIQELSQVIEPSLRGDSLFRYDVTNLTQPGDNYGSVLISIRAHLQRPGGELYFKRFVAKVPPTDEKYWRFIQPERTCLVENAIYKILAPALTVLQYEAGIPKDKHFDGFADFLGSRISLVPNAKAVDKDAILILEDLRDSNYIPSQRMNPFDLPHAELALKYMAQFHALSISLRLKKPEIFEKEVRPSFGKFDWHAAAPESKATMIAETLQDIREATNNDELMVERIEQLSSEFFSFLAAPTNENNPFNSIIHSDFWAMNLMFRHDSLLS; encoded by the exons ATGGAAATTCTTCCAGAAATACAAGAGCTAAGTCAGGTGATTGAACCATCACTGCGTGGCGACAGCCTCTTTCGCTACGATGTGACCAACTTGACGCAACCAGGTGATAATTACGGAAGTGTTCTGATATCTATAAGAGCTCACCTGCAGCGACCTGGCGGGGAATTATATTTCAAGCGTTTCGTGGCCAAAGTCCCTCCAACCGACGAAAAGTATTGGCGATTCATTCAACCAGAGCGCACATGCCTTGTTGAGAATgctatttacaaaatattggCCCCAGCTCTGACCGTTTTACAATATGAAGCAGGTATTCCTAAAGATAAACACTTTGACGGATTCGCCGACTTTTTAGGCTCGCGAATCTCATTAGTACCTAACGCCAAGGCAGTAGACAAGGACGCCATTTTGATTTTAGAAGACCTGCGAGATAGCAATTATATTCCAAGTCAAAGAATGAATCCTTTTGACCTACCTCACGCAGAATTAGCGCTGAAATATATGGCGCAATTTCACGCGTTGTCAATCTCATTGCGATTAAAAAAACCAGAGATATTTGAGAAGGAAGTAAGACCATCATTTGGAAAGTTCGATTGGCATGCAGCGGCACCAGAATCAAAGGCAACGATGATTGCTGAAACATTACAAGATATAAGAGAAGCAACTAACAATGATGAACTAATGGTGGAGCGTATCGAGCAGTTATCAAGCGAGTTCTTCAGTTTCTTAGCAGCACCAACTAATGAAAATAATCCCTTTAATAGCATTATTCATTCCGATTTCTGGGCAATGAACCTCATGTTCAGACATG ATTCCTTACTGAGCTAA